From the Salvelinus fontinalis isolate EN_2023a chromosome 21, ASM2944872v1, whole genome shotgun sequence genome, the window TCcaatgtaattttagagaatttggcagtactttcAAGCGGCCTCACGACCGCAGAGCACGTGTAACCACgcaagcccaggacctccacatctggcttcttcacttgcggggtcgtctgagaccagccacccagacagctgataaaactgtgggtttgcacaatggaagaatttctacacaaactgtcagaaaccatctcagggaagctcatctgcgtgctcttctaagaccagggtcttgacctgactgtggTTCGGTGTTGTaatcgacttcagtgggcaaatgctcaccttcgatggccactggcacgctggagaagtgtgctcttcaggatgaatcccggtttcaattgTACCAGGCAGAAGATGGTGTCGTGTGGACGAGCTGTTTGcggatgtcaacattgtgaacagagtgccccatggtggcgttgTGGTTATGGCAGCGGCAGGCATAAGcaacggacaacaaacacaattgcatttgatCAATGCCAATTTGAATGCCCAGACATACGgttacgagatcctgaggccattgtcatgccattctaCCGCCGCCATCACATGTTTTATCATGATAATGCACggtcccatgtcgcaaggatctgtacacaattccaggGTTCGCAAAAGGAGCTTGAGGTGCTTAAAGTATGTGAATTTGGCATTCTGAAATTCAAGTACTCAGATATTTTCTCAAGTTGGTACTTGAGTTGGTATTAAAATTGGTATTAAAATGATGAGAACAGATAATGATCAaatacatttatgaaaaatattagAAAGATGTATTGGTTTTGCTAATTCTAATTCGGGCAAAAGgctttgttaaaaaaaatatatatatacttattttgtacataatgttgccggtATCGTCTCGAGTCTGACGCTCCAGACGCAAATTATATACTCCTTTCTCGGGGACAGGCCCAGATACCCGTGATTTGcatgaagaggaggtggagaaaaaggggcGGGCTatcttctgagaattcgtaggcaatcaaataaacccccacttccttccattctgctagcaaatgtgcaatctttggagaataaaacgGATGACCTACGCGCAAGATTAagctaccaacgggacattcaaaacagCAATATCTTAAGCTTCACAGAGTCGTGCCTGAATGACAATGACATCAACATACGCCGTgacggcaggatagaacagcggcgtctggtaagacaaggggcggaaggctatgtatttttgtaaataacagctgatgCACGATatttaaggaagtctcgagctattgctctcctgaggtagagtatctcatgatcaGCTGTAGACCACATGATCTACCTAGAGCGTTTTCAtctatttttcatagctgtttacataccaccacagtcagaggctggcactaagacaacattgaatgagctgtattccaccataagcaaacaagaaaatgcgcacccagaggcggcactcctagtagccggggactttaatgcagggaaacttaaatccgttttaccaaatttctatcggcatgttaaatgtgcaaccagagggaacaaaaactctggaccacctttactccacacacagacacacattcaaaGCTCTCCcatgccctccatttggcaaatctgaccataattctatcctcctgattcctgctcacaagcaaaaattaaagcggGAAGCACCagtctagatcaataaaaaaagtggtcaggtgaagcagatgctaagctacaggactgttgagCTAGCACAgagtggaatatgttctgggattcctctgatggcattgaggagtacaccgcatcagtcattggcttaatcaataagtgcatctatgacgtcgtccccacagtgaccgtacgtacataccccaaccagaagccatggattacaggcaacatccacactgagctttcaaggagcgggactcaagcgggatgcttataagaaatgccgctatgccctctgacaaaccatcaaacaggcaaagcgtcaatacaggactaagatcgaatcgtactacaccagctctgacgctcgtcgaatgtggcagggcttgcaaaccattacagactacaaagggaagcacagccgagagctgcccagtgacacgagcctaccagacgagctatgctcgcttcgaggcaaataacactgaaacatgcatgagagcaccagctgttccggaagactgtgtaaTCACGCACTCTGCAGCcggtgtgagtaagacctttagacaggtcaacattcacaaggccgcaggtccAGATGGAttgccaggacgtgtactgcaagcatgcgctgaccaactggcaagtgtcttcactgacatttttaatctctccctgtccgagtccataataccaacatgttttaagcatgtagtgcctgtgcccaataacactaaggtaacctgcctaaatgactaccgacccgtagcactcacgtctgtagccatgaagtgctttgaaaggctgatcatgcctcacatcaacaccatcatcccagaaaccctagacccactccaatttgcattacgccctaacagatccacagatgatgcaatctctaatgcactccacactgccctttcccacctggacaaaaggaacacctatgtgagaatgctattcattgactacagctcagcgttcaacaccatagtgccctcaaagctcatcaataaggaccctgggactaaacatttccctctgcaactggatcctggacttcctgacgggctgctcccaggtggtaagggtaggtaacaacacatccgccacactgatcctcaacacgggggcccctcaggggtgtgtgctcagtcccttcctgtactccctgttcactcatgactgcatggccaggcacgactccaacaccatcattaagtttgcctatgacacaacagtggtaggcctgaccaCTGACATCGACGAGacatcctatagggaggaggtcagagacctggccgtgtggtgccaggacaacaacctctccctcaacatgatcaagacaaaggagatgattgtggacgacaggaaaaACGAGGACCAAGCATCTCATCAAcgaggctgcagtggagcaggttgagagcttcaagttccttggtgtccacatcaccaaaaaactaacatggtccaagcacaccaagacagttgtgaaagagggcacaacaaaacctattccccctcaggagactgaaatgacttggcatgggtcctgagatcctcaaagggttctacagctgcaccatcaagcgcatcctgactggttgcatcactgcctggtatggcaactgcccggcctccgaccgcaaggcactacagagggtagcgcgaacggcccagtacataactggggccaagctttctgccatccaggacctctataccaggcaatgTCCGAGGAAGGatctaaaaattgtcagactccagccaccctagtcataggctATTCTCTTTGCAAccgcacggtaagcggtaccgaagcgccaagtctaggtccaagaggcttctaaacaggtTCTACCcttaagccataagactcctgaacacctaatcaaatggctacccagactatttgcattgccccacctctccccctcttttacaccgctgctaatctctgttgttatcatctaggcatagtcactttattaactcttcctatatgtacatattacctcaactaaccagtgcccccgcacattgactctgtaccggcaccaccctgtatatagtctcgctattgttattttactgctgctctttaagtaCTTGTTCCTTTTTTAATTTGTATTATTCTTATCTgtgtttttttaaactgcattattgagcttttaagtaagcatttcactaaggtctacacctgttgtatttggtgcatttgactattaaaatttgatttgattgggcgCCGCCAAACCTCACATCGATGGCTAAAATGCTGGGCAAATGTAGATTCGTCACTACTCAGATAACAGAATAATCAGTACTGACTTACCACTCACGTATTGAGTAAATAAGTAGTGAAACAGCGTATTATTGAGTAGAACTTATGAGGTGTAGTGATGAATACTACGGTagttgtttttttttaatgtggTTTTGGCGATATACTGCCATCTGGTGGTGGCTAGAAACAATTCTATAACATTAAGTATTACAAAATGATTGTCCTTGAAAATATTAGTGCTTGAAAAAGTACTTGAATTTGATTTGCCACTGTCTGTACGAACCCTGCAATTCTTGgatttcttccatggcctgcgtactcacccgacatgtcacccattgagcatgtttgggatgatcTGGATCAATCTGTACCACAGCGTGTGTcagtttccgccaatatccagcaacttcacatagCCATTGAaaaagagtgggacaacattccacaggccacaatcaacagcctgatcaactcgatgcgaaggagatgttttgcactgtatgaggcaaatggtggtcacaccagatactgactggttttctgatcccagcccaaacttttttttaaaggtatttgtgaccaatagatgcatatcagtattcccagtcatgtgaaatccatagattagggtctaattcatttatttcaattttcttatttctttatttaactaggcaagtcagttaagaacaaattcttatttacaatgacggcctaccccaaccaaaccctaacccggacaatgctggttaaattgtgtgccgccctatgggactcccaatcacggccagttgtgacacagcctggaatcgaaccagggtctgcagtgatgcctctagcgctgatatgcagtgccttagacctctgtgcCACTAGGGAACCCATACATGGGAACTGTAACTTAACTGTAACTTAACTtagttttgaaattgttgcatgttgcgtttatagtttCGTTcagtgtaaaaataaaaataataagtgCTGCCAGATTTTGTAAAGTGTTCTAGAATTTTAACTTGTTATTTTTTGCAGATGAGTGCCAAACTAAATATGGGAATGCAAATGCGTGGCGATACTGCACTAAAGTGTTTGACATGCTAACAGTAGCGGCTGTAAGTCCAATCACCATGACCGTTCACACTTCTTTGAATGCATGTGCTTCATCTATCTTACATTTTCCCACACATATGAATCAATCACTTACAGAGTTTCTTACCACAGTTGATAGACGAGCAGGTCCTTTGTGTGCATGGGGGTCTTTCACCTGACATCAAGACCCTGGACCAGATCCGCACAATCGAGCGCAACCAAGAGATTCCCCACAAGGGGGCCTTCTGTGACCTGGTGTGGTCGGACCCAGAGGATGTGGACACCTGGGCCATCAGTCCGCGAGGTGCTGGCTGGCTGTTTGGCGCCAAGGTCACTAATGAGGTAAACGCATCAAATTGTTGTCCTGAGTAGAGGGCTAACTACTACAGCTTATAATGATGATATGCATAGACCTAGACGGTAGGCTTGggtggtatatacagtataccgggATATTTTGAAATACCAAAGGTATGATTTTCAATACAGTAAAAATGCCAGGGGTTTGCATGCTATGCCACTGCTTATAAATATAAGTTAACTATCTAAGATGTGCCAAATAAATTATATCCAGTTCAGGGCTCCAGTTATGCATTTGGTTctctaacttgctagctaagtggctagcttgtaagatcaagcttcttggttacagcagagacaaacAAGCccctggatcaagatccctgcTGCCCACCTTTTGTgcatttttgtgttttttttttttttcaatttgaaAGAGAGACCTCCTATGTTGAATACTGAGCTCATCTGTGGTTCTGTTTGACCCATTTCAGTTTGTTCACATCAATAATCTGAAGCTGATTTGCCGTGCACACCAGCTGGTCCACGAGGGCTACAAGTTCATGTTTGACGAGAAGCTGGTTACAGTGTGGTCTGCGCCCAACTACTGTTACCGCTGTGGAAACATTGCCTCCATCATGGTCTTCAAAGACGTGAACACCCGGGAGCCCAAGCTGTTCCGCGCCGTGCCCGACTCGGAGCGGGTCATCcctcccagaacaacaacacctTACTTCCTCTAATCACAAGAGCCATTTTGTTCACCCCAAAAATAGCCCgttgcctctttccctctcccattTCCCGTTTGCAGTCTTAAGGAAGTGGATAGGTGTAACTAAGAAATGACAATAGAATGGCTTCACCTTGGTCTGGTCCAGAACTAACCATAGCTCTT encodes:
- the LOC129818927 gene encoding serine/threonine-protein phosphatase 6 catalytic subunit; the encoded protein is MAPLDLDKYVEIARQCKYLPENDLKRLCDYVCDLLLEESNVQPVSTPVTVCGDIHGQFYDLCELFRTGGQVPDTNYIFMGDFVDRGYYSLETFTYLLALKAKWPDRITLLRGNHESRQITQVYGFYDECQTKYGNANAWRYCTKVFDMLTVAALIDEQVLCVHGGLSPDIKTLDQIRTIERNQEIPHKGAFCDLVWSDPEDVDTWAISPRGAGWLFGAKVTNEFVHINNLKLICRAHQLVHEGYKFMFDEKLVTVWSAPNYCYRCGNIASIMVFKDVNTREPKLFRAVPDSERVIPPRTTTPYFL